The following proteins are encoded in a genomic region of Polynucleobacter paludilacus:
- the lptF gene encoding LPS export ABC transporter permease LptF → MIFKQALRRELSFTTGAVFLVLVTIMITTLVIRVLGMAANGNVNPEDVLVLITLATLSYLAVLLTVSLFVAVLIVLVRWYKDSEMIVWFASGLSITNLIKPILKFATPLLIIIALLALFVWPWANRETTLISQRFQQRDDVSMIAAGQFKESARAQRVFFIEELDLKKSEVKNVFVADNKNGRLSVAVAATGYIQNSEGGEKSIVLNNGRRYEGTPTQPDFRILEFDEYSTKIRSKEAIAPAPRDREKSVLELITDQDPNSINANRAELLWRIGLPLMALGLVLIAIPLAYVNPRLGSYTAMFYAVLIYLIYSNLVNLTQNFVSSGKINVFIGVWPIHLLALIIATALIRNRINPSLKWWQRQLPASMVKS, encoded by the coding sequence ATGATATTCAAACAAGCCCTTCGCCGCGAGCTCAGTTTTACTACTGGTGCGGTCTTCTTGGTGCTCGTGACGATCATGATCACGACTCTCGTGATTCGGGTTCTGGGGATGGCCGCCAACGGCAATGTCAATCCAGAAGACGTCTTGGTTCTCATTACGCTTGCTACTCTTAGCTACCTAGCCGTCCTACTAACTGTGTCTTTGTTTGTAGCAGTGCTGATTGTCTTAGTGCGTTGGTACAAAGATTCAGAGATGATTGTGTGGTTCGCCAGCGGCCTAAGCATTACCAATCTGATTAAGCCCATACTGAAGTTTGCTACGCCGCTACTGATCATCATCGCCTTATTGGCACTCTTTGTTTGGCCTTGGGCCAACCGTGAGACCACCCTGATTAGCCAGCGTTTTCAGCAACGGGATGATGTTTCGATGATCGCCGCTGGGCAGTTTAAAGAATCCGCCAGAGCCCAACGAGTCTTCTTTATAGAAGAATTAGATCTCAAGAAGAGTGAAGTCAAGAACGTCTTTGTTGCTGATAACAAAAATGGTCGCTTGAGTGTGGCTGTTGCGGCAACTGGCTATATCCAGAACTCTGAGGGTGGTGAAAAATCCATCGTCCTGAATAACGGTAGGCGCTACGAGGGGACTCCGACTCAGCCTGATTTTCGAATTCTGGAGTTTGATGAGTACAGTACGAAGATTCGCAGCAAAGAGGCAATTGCACCCGCGCCCCGCGATCGAGAAAAAAGCGTCCTTGAGCTCATTACCGATCAAGATCCCAACAGCATTAATGCTAACCGTGCTGAACTCTTATGGCGCATTGGTTTGCCACTAATGGCTTTGGGGCTAGTACTGATTGCAATTCCACTGGCCTATGTCAATCCGCGGCTTGGTAGTTACACAGCGATGTTCTACGCAGTGCTCATCTATCTGATCTACAGCAACCTAGTGAACCTGACGCAAAACTTTGTTTCCTCAGGCAAGATCAATGTGTTCATTGGGGTTTGGCCAATTCATCTTTTGGCCCTCATCATCGCCACTGCATTGATTCGCAATCGTATCAACCCTTCCCTCAAATGGTGGCAACGTCAATTACCAGCCAGCATGGTTAAGTCATGA
- the lptG gene encoding LPS export ABC transporter permease LptG → MKLLFPYIFERYLAKQIYAAFGFILFALVALFLFFDILSELGSVNAQYTLPIALLRILLKAPGRISEIIPIAALIGSIYVFAMLASQSEFTILRIAGLDIRRGLITLAKISLPLIVLTLVMSEWLGPYTEAISEQVRMKALGASYGSELKTGVWIKDRLHDEDGNGPIRPGVRYVNVGTVDKDNQAHNIRMYEFDPNYRLLSIRSAESGHFEDQGMWALENVTETRFKESKQSDPLNPVYSTQILSLPQLTLESEVTPQILGVLLISPEKMSIFSLSQFISHLRENKQDAQRHSIAFWKKVIYPFTIFVMLALALPFAYLRARAGSVGVKVFGGIMLGMSFQLFNSLFSNVGLLGSWPALLTALIPPLLYLLLAFVALRYVSRA, encoded by the coding sequence ATGAAACTGCTCTTCCCATACATCTTCGAGCGCTATTTGGCCAAGCAAATTTATGCTGCTTTTGGCTTTATTTTGTTTGCCCTCGTTGCCCTCTTCTTATTCTTCGATATCTTGAGCGAGTTGGGCTCTGTTAATGCGCAATACACTTTGCCAATCGCGTTATTACGGATCTTGCTTAAAGCGCCAGGACGAATTTCGGAGATTATTCCGATTGCCGCACTGATCGGCAGTATTTATGTCTTCGCCATGTTGGCCAGCCAATCCGAGTTCACCATTTTGCGGATTGCAGGTTTAGATATCCGGCGCGGCTTAATTACCTTGGCAAAAATTTCACTACCCTTAATTGTTCTCACCCTGGTCATGAGTGAGTGGTTGGGCCCCTATACCGAAGCAATATCAGAGCAAGTGCGCATGAAGGCGCTGGGAGCATCCTATGGCTCTGAACTCAAAACCGGTGTTTGGATTAAAGACCGCCTCCACGATGAGGATGGCAATGGGCCAATTCGTCCTGGGGTGCGCTATGTCAATGTCGGTACCGTTGATAAAGACAATCAAGCCCATAACATTCGAATGTATGAATTTGATCCTAACTATCGGCTGCTATCGATTCGTAGCGCTGAGTCTGGACACTTCGAGGACCAAGGCATGTGGGCCTTAGAGAATGTCACTGAAACACGCTTTAAAGAAAGCAAGCAATCAGATCCACTCAATCCTGTTTATTCCACTCAAATTCTGAGTCTTCCTCAGCTCACTTTGGAGTCAGAAGTCACGCCACAAATTTTGGGCGTTCTCCTGATTAGCCCAGAAAAAATGTCGATCTTTAGTCTCTCGCAATTTATTTCGCATTTGCGAGAAAACAAACAAGATGCGCAGCGCCACTCAATCGCTTTCTGGAAAAAAGTGATCTACCCTTTCACCATTTTTGTGATGCTCGCCCTCGCTCTTCCATTTGCCTACTTAAGAGCACGCGCAGGAAGCGTTGGCGTAAAAGTGTTCGGCGGCATTATGCTGGGTATGAGCTTTCAGTTATTTAACTCACTCTTTTCAAATGTCGGGCTATTAGGTTCTTGGCCAGCACTCCTGACCGCCCTGATTCCCCCTTTGTTATATCTCCTGCTAGCCTTTGTTGCCCTGCGCTACGTTTCTCGGGCTTAA